In one window of Candidatus Sulfuricurvum sp. RIFRC-1 DNA:
- a CDS encoding HAMP domain-containing sensor histidine kinase → MSEVISPAELKSLIDQTYKVEEEYVALRQSYDYLQSTIEQVIEFLPNAIWIVETDGTIFLQNSQAKSLSSLFETLRFVEEDYEVHFEERSYLIKSVHHNEKHLFSATDITEQKRKENLATMGQMAAHLSHEIRNPVGSIALLASTLIKRVIPENRPIVEEIQKSLYRIERIIKATLMFSKGVSAQKNRLHWNQIREALMSAIGYYSYAKNIEFVFPQEDFELFGDLDLLTMLFSNFVFNAIDAIELDEEDEGKIEILHSKVGQFHLFEVYDSGIAIENKKWLFEAFKSTKERGNGLGLVLAKNIVESHGGEIGVCEGERKGFRFTLSF, encoded by the coding sequence ATGTCTGAGGTTATTTCTCCCGCAGAACTTAAATCCCTTATCGATCAAACCTACAAGGTTGAAGAGGAGTATGTCGCCCTTCGCCAATCGTATGATTATCTTCAAAGTACGATTGAGCAGGTGATCGAGTTTCTTCCCAATGCGATTTGGATCGTTGAGACGGACGGGACGATATTTCTACAAAACTCTCAGGCTAAATCTTTGAGCTCCTTGTTTGAAACACTCCGATTCGTGGAAGAGGATTATGAGGTACATTTTGAAGAGCGCTCTTATCTGATTAAATCGGTTCACCACAACGAAAAGCACCTTTTTAGTGCGACCGATATCACCGAACAAAAGCGTAAAGAGAACCTCGCGACCATGGGGCAGATGGCGGCACATCTGAGTCATGAAATCCGCAATCCTGTCGGCTCGATCGCTCTTCTCGCATCGACGTTGATCAAAAGGGTTATCCCTGAAAATCGTCCTATTGTGGAAGAGATTCAAAAATCGCTCTATCGGATCGAACGGATCATCAAAGCGACATTGATGTTCTCCAAAGGGGTGAGCGCTCAGAAAAACAGGCTTCATTGGAATCAAATACGCGAAGCGTTGATGAGTGCTATCGGGTATTACAGTTATGCCAAAAATATTGAGTTTGTATTTCCCCAAGAGGATTTTGAACTTTTTGGGGATTTGGATTTATTAACGATGTTGTTCTCGAATTTCGTGTTTAATGCGATTGATGCAATAGAACTGGACGAAGAGGATGAGGGAAAAATCGAAATACTCCACTCCAAAGTGGGACAGTTTCATCTTTTTGAAGTCTATGACAGCGGAATCGCCATCGAGAACAAGAAGTGGCTTTTTGAAGCGTTTAAAAGTACGAAAGAACGGGGTAATGGTTTGGGACTGGTATTGGCTAAAAATATCGTCGAATCACATGGCGGAGAGATTGGGGTGTGTGAGGGAGAACGTAAAGGGTTCCGCTTTACCCTCTCATTTTAA
- a CDS encoding M18 family aminopeptidase produces the protein MREFNEELINFIDASPTPFHAVAWIKKALECRGFIGLEEDQVWNLEEDKDYYVTRNDSSIIAFTYPPCNEKGYTIVGAHTDSPHLRLKPNPLTTSAGVKRLGVEPYGGVLLNPWFDRDLGLAGRVVYLDGEVRKEALITIDYPIAFIPSLAIHLDREANSSRSINAQSDIVPIIATGDVDFETFILSQIQEDTASLTLLAHELSFYDLQKGSFVGVNGEFITSARLDNLLSCYVGMNALLETSYPMMLACMDHEEVGSDSHVGAGGTFVEETLRRIAGENFTTLMRRSLMVSCDNAHAQHPNFPTKHESEHAPILNQGVAIKINSNQRYATSARTQGRFVQCARALHIPIQTFITRSDMGCGSTIGPITATRLGIETIDVGVPTLGMHSIRELSGISDAYGLYRILMHVGDF, from the coding sequence ATGCGCGAATTTAACGAAGAACTTATCAATTTTATCGATGCTTCTCCGACACCGTTTCATGCGGTGGCATGGATTAAAAAAGCATTGGAGTGTCGCGGATTTATCGGTCTTGAAGAGGATCAGGTCTGGAATCTCGAAGAGGATAAAGACTACTACGTTACCCGTAACGACTCTTCGATTATCGCGTTTACCTATCCGCCATGTAATGAAAAAGGGTACACCATCGTAGGGGCTCATACCGATTCTCCTCATCTGCGCCTCAAACCCAATCCTCTGACAACCTCCGCAGGGGTAAAACGACTCGGAGTCGAACCCTATGGTGGAGTGCTTCTTAATCCGTGGTTTGATCGTGATTTGGGGTTAGCCGGACGTGTTGTTTATCTCGATGGAGAGGTGCGTAAAGAGGCTCTGATCACTATCGATTATCCTATCGCTTTTATCCCCTCGCTTGCTATCCATCTTGACCGTGAAGCGAACAGTTCCCGCTCTATCAACGCCCAGAGTGACATCGTCCCCATCATCGCGACGGGGGATGTCGATTTCGAAACCTTTATTCTCTCACAGATTCAAGAAGATACTGCCTCTCTTACCCTTTTAGCCCATGAACTCAGTTTCTATGATCTGCAAAAAGGCTCTTTTGTCGGGGTCAACGGGGAATTTATCACCTCGGCACGTTTGGATAATCTCCTCAGCTGTTATGTCGGGATGAATGCTTTGCTCGAAACCTCGTATCCGATGATGTTAGCGTGTATGGATCATGAAGAGGTGGGGAGTGACTCTCATGTCGGGGCAGGGGGGACGTTTGTGGAAGAGACCCTTCGCCGTATCGCAGGTGAAAATTTTACCACATTGATGCGCCGTTCTTTGATGGTATCGTGTGATAATGCCCATGCACAGCATCCCAATTTTCCAACCAAACATGAGTCAGAACACGCTCCAATTTTGAACCAAGGGGTTGCTATCAAGATCAACTCCAATCAACGTTACGCGACTTCCGCTCGAACGCAGGGGCGGTTTGTACAATGTGCCAGAGCGCTGCATATTCCGATTCAAACCTTTATCACCCGCAGTGATATGGGATGTGGCAGTACGATCGGTCCGATCACTGCAACCCGTTTGGGGATTGAGACGATCGATGTGGGGGTTCCGACGCTCGGTATGCACTCTATTCGTGAACTTTCCGGTATCAGTGATGCTTATGGACTCTACCGTATTTTGATGCATGTGGGCGATTTTTAA
- a CDS encoding virulence RhuM family protein — MKNQLQPTQFLLYKSENGKIKVDVLLQDETVWLTQEQMAGLFGRDRTVITKHINNIFKEGELEEKSNVQNLHIAHSDKPIKFYNLDIIISVGYRVKSLQGTRFRQWATQHLKEFIIKGFTMDDERLKDPRQIFGKDYFDEQLERIRDVRSSERRLYQKITDIYAQCSADYDPNHETSREFFATVQNKLHWAIVGETAAEIIYNRVGSNKDNIGLTSWKNSPDGKIRRADVVVAKNYLTLEELDFFNRIVTMYLDYAEFQAKNKQVMSMKDWVAKLDAFLQFNEKEVLDHKGKISHEIAIALALDEYEKFRVVQDKEYVSDFDRLFLKTEKKG; from the coding sequence ATGAAAAACCAACTCCAACCAACACAGTTTTTACTCTACAAATCCGAAAACGGAAAAATCAAAGTCGATGTGCTGCTGCAAGATGAGACAGTATGGCTGACACAAGAACAGATGGCAGGGCTTTTTGGGCGAGACAGAACCGTCATCACAAAACATATTAATAATATCTTTAAAGAGGGTGAACTGGAAGAAAAAAGCAATGTGCAAAATTTGCACATTGCTCATTCAGACAAGCCTATAAAGTTTTATAATCTTGATATTATAATTTCCGTAGGCTATAGGGTAAAATCACTCCAAGGGACAAGGTTCCGTCAATGGGCTACTCAACACCTAAAAGAGTTTATCATCAAAGGTTTTACGATGGATGATGAACGGCTCAAAGACCCGAGGCAGATATTTGGCAAAGACTATTTTGATGAGCAGTTGGAGCGAATCCGAGATGTACGAAGCAGTGAGCGGCGGCTTTATCAGAAGATTACCGATATTTATGCGCAGTGCAGTGCGGACTATGACCCAAATCACGAAACGAGTAGAGAGTTTTTTGCGACCGTGCAAAATAAACTCCATTGGGCGATAGTAGGCGAGACAGCTGCTGAAATCATCTATAATCGAGTGGGTAGCAATAAAGACAACATTGGACTTACAAGCTGGAAAAACTCACCCGATGGCAAAATTAGAAGAGCCGATGTGGTAGTAGCCAAAAACTATCTCACACTAGAAGAGTTGGATTTTTTCAATCGGATTGTCACAATGTATCTTGATTATGCAGAGTTTCAAGCCAAAAATAAACAAGTGATGAGTATGAAAGATTGGGTGGCAAAACTCGATGCTTTTTTACAGTTCAATGAAAAAGAGGTATTGGATCATAAAGGCAAAATTTCTCATGAAATTGCCATTGCATTGGCTTTGGATGAATATGAAAAATTTAGAGTGGTTCAAGACAAGGAGTATGTGAGCGATTTTGATAGATTGTTTTTAAAAACAGAAAAGAAAGGGTAA
- a CDS encoding Txe/YoeB family addiction module toxin translates to MVKYTILYSKEAQKDAKNLSAHGLADKAKELIEIIKVNPFQNPPSYEKLVGNLSGAYSRRINIKHRLVYQVIEESKTVRVLRMWSHYGE, encoded by the coding sequence ATGGTAAAATATACGATCCTCTACAGCAAAGAGGCACAAAAAGATGCCAAAAATCTCTCTGCTCACGGATTAGCTGATAAGGCAAAAGAGTTGATCGAAATTATCAAAGTTAACCCGTTCCAAAACCCGCCCAGTTATGAAAAGCTCGTCGGAAATCTCAGCGGAGCCTACTCTCGCCGTATCAATATCAAGCACCGTTTGGTCTATCAGGTGATCGAAGAGAGTAAAACGGTGAGGGTATTGCGGATGTGGAGCCATTATGGAGAATGA
- a CDS encoding type II toxin-antitoxin system Phd/YefM family antitoxin: protein MTKVITASQARSDIYNLIDETAQSHEPIIITGKRHNAVMVSQEDWRAIEETLYLTTISNMAQSITDAMNAPDSEFSETVEW, encoded by the coding sequence ATGACCAAAGTTATAACCGCCAGTCAAGCTCGATCTGATATTTATAATCTTATAGATGAGACGGCACAGAGCCACGAACCGATCATTATCACAGGCAAACGCCACAACGCCGTTATGGTTTCCCAAGAGGACTGGAGGGCGATAGAAGAGACGTTGTACCTCACCACAATCTCGAATATGGCACAATCGATTACGGATGCCATGAATGCACCTGATAGCGAATTTAGTGAAACGGTCGAATGGTAA
- a CDS encoding non-canonical purine NTP pyrophosphatase codes for MTNLEIIFITSSRIKLAHVQYLAREYPITIAKQKNYGIGYVEPRIYVREELLSESYKDALERFSKNVSNPDEKFFIIEDTSVMIEALSENGEEVPGLDIKYWMKEHTFEMLDEMLIAKGNNRKSFVRSDIILHLPKKLRDKYSIDYKQFTGTVEGNIVTTEYEYATNPSYPWLDNKTFNKWFTPENNTPLGAMTVQRSEVYDFRKKAFDQVLLFLKEEGFIKEKTAPLIKQHVLPLYFDHLILVGPTCAGKSTLASHLAEKYGYFHLEASDFMHQKFYELHGVNTDLKIGDFAQEALLENPCIVADLIVEHMNRLKDTPVIISGFRNPQEIQCFLEKYKCDINIVYIDADIEIRYERNKNRKRKDDEITFEKFEEKDRQQADMGLKEMRVIYQENELLNEQSRDDFYLKFENKYKDILPDSQMEKSEHKIASQGLKLEESILITLYLDDNRCLENNEEKVYTTTELSVLIEKILNIKKHKDNISRYFNQNFHPYYDAKKGNPVKYKINSTGISMARYLIKKYQ; via the coding sequence ATGACTAACCTCGAAATAATCTTTATCACATCAAGCCGTATTAAACTTGCCCATGTGCAGTATTTGGCGCGTGAATATCCGATTACTATTGCGAAACAAAAAAACTACGGCATTGGATATGTAGAACCCCGTATTTACGTTAGAGAAGAGCTTTTAAGCGAAAGTTATAAAGATGCACTTGAACGGTTTAGTAAAAATGTTTCCAATCCTGATGAGAAGTTTTTTATTATCGAAGATACCTCAGTTATGATTGAAGCTCTCAGTGAAAACGGGGAAGAAGTGCCGGGACTTGACATCAAGTATTGGATGAAAGAACATACCTTTGAGATGCTTGATGAGATGTTAATAGCTAAGGGAAACAATCGAAAAAGCTTTGTTCGCTCTGACATAATTTTACATCTACCAAAAAAGTTACGGGATAAATACAGTATAGATTACAAACAGTTTACGGGGACAGTAGAGGGTAATATTGTCACCACTGAGTATGAATATGCGACAAATCCATCCTATCCTTGGCTTGATAATAAAACATTTAACAAATGGTTTACTCCAGAAAATAATACTCCACTTGGTGCCATGACAGTTCAAAGATCAGAAGTTTATGATTTTAGGAAAAAAGCTTTTGATCAAGTTCTTTTGTTTCTAAAAGAAGAAGGTTTTATCAAGGAAAAAACTGCTCCCTTGATTAAGCAACATGTATTACCACTCTATTTCGATCATCTGATTTTAGTTGGACCTACATGTGCAGGTAAAAGTACACTTGCAAGTCATCTCGCTGAAAAATACGGTTATTTCCATCTTGAAGCCAGTGATTTTATGCATCAGAAATTTTATGAGTTGCACGGGGTCAATACTGATTTAAAAATTGGAGATTTTGCACAGGAAGCTCTTTTGGAAAATCCCTGTATTGTTGCTGATTTGATCGTTGAACACATGAATCGATTAAAAGATACTCCTGTCATTATTAGCGGTTTTCGTAACCCTCAAGAAATTCAGTGTTTTTTGGAAAAATATAAATGTGATATTAATATTGTGTATATTGATGCAGATATTGAAATACGGTATGAGCGTAATAAGAACCGAAAACGCAAAGATGACGAAATTACTTTTGAAAAATTTGAAGAAAAAGATCGTCAGCAAGCCGATATGGGTTTGAAAGAGATGCGTGTAATATATCAAGAAAACGAATTATTAAATGAACAAAGTCGTGATGATTTCTATTTAAAATTTGAAAATAAGTATAAAGATATTTTGCCTGATAGCCAGATGGAAAAATCAGAGCATAAAATAGCATCGCAAGGTTTGAAACTCGAAGAATCGATTCTTATTACTTTATATTTAGATGATAATAGATGCCTAGAGAATAATGAAGAAAAAGTTTATACTACCACAGAACTGTCAGTATTAATAGAAAAGATACTGAATATTAAAAAGCATAAAGATAACATAAGTCGCTATTTTAATCAAAATTTTCATCCATATTATGATGCTAAAAAAGGTAATCCGGTTAAATACAAAATAAATAGTACGGGCATTAGCATGGCACGGTATTTGATAAAAAAATATCAGTAA
- a CDS encoding beta-ribofuranosylaminobenzene 5'-phosphate synthase family protein, whose translation MLVQIKINSRIHTTLISLHSNGYRQNGGFGFAIEEPSLNIRGENFQSFEIIDHRVRGFSMDEKQRLLNVLEQTADQKNFVQKCIIEISGDVASHMGFGTGTAIRLASLELLYLINGSEYTEQEIINASGRGGTSGIGIHTYFNGGYVFDIGRGDQGENFLPSCATEKHPSSPLALLHEPMPDWEIGLCIPKYIMSKNEVEEKAFFSQTCPIEPSESYETLYHVVYGVLGGIKEDNRATFSEAIKNIQACRWKSAERHLYGDSIKQMEQVLYKAGATAIGMSSLGASLFFIAEDMQNVIKNAKKLLPECDLSVTRPNNIGRIIIHD comes from the coding sequence ATGCTCGTGCAGATTAAAATTAATAGCCGTATTCATACCACTCTTATATCTCTCCACAGTAATGGTTACCGCCAAAACGGTGGTTTTGGTTTTGCGATTGAAGAACCGTCATTGAACATACGTGGCGAGAATTTTCAAAGTTTCGAGATTATCGATCATCGTGTACGTGGTTTCAGTATGGATGAGAAACAACGGTTACTGAACGTCCTCGAACAAACAGCCGATCAAAAAAACTTTGTCCAAAAATGTATCATTGAAATTTCCGGCGATGTGGCATCTCATATGGGATTTGGAACAGGGACAGCGATTCGTCTTGCATCATTGGAACTTCTCTATCTTATCAATGGTTCAGAGTATACAGAACAAGAGATCATCAATGCTTCAGGTAGAGGCGGGACATCGGGTATCGGTATCCATACCTATTTCAATGGCGGTTATGTATTTGATATCGGACGGGGAGATCAGGGGGAAAACTTTCTCCCCTCATGTGCGACTGAGAAACATCCATCATCTCCTTTGGCTCTTTTACACGAGCCAATGCCCGATTGGGAAATTGGTCTTTGCATACCAAAATACATAATGTCTAAAAATGAAGTAGAAGAAAAAGCTTTTTTTAGTCAAACCTGCCCGATAGAACCCTCCGAATCGTATGAAACTCTTTATCATGTCGTTTATGGGGTATTGGGCGGGATTAAAGAAGATAATAGGGCAACATTCAGCGAAGCGATCAAAAATATTCAGGCATGTCGATGGAAAAGTGCTGAACGACACCTCTATGGGGATAGCATCAAACAAATGGAGCAGGTGCTATACAAAGCGGGTGCAACTGCCATAGGGATGTCTAGTCTTGGCGCATCGCTTTTTTTTATCGCGGAGGATATGCAAAACGTTATTAAAAATGCTAAAAAACTCTTACCCGAATGTGATCTGAGTGTGACTCGACCTAATAATATTGGACGCATCATTATCCATGACTAA
- a CDS encoding DNA adenine methylase: MLKTNNINKLKNYGIEFGEEECLDKSFYPQSSQTNTTIHEYLTLFPKTRYYGSKKRILGWIYENLKDLEYQTVLDCFGGTASVSLLFQAMGKNVTFHDALQSNTISANVLLRGGISSKQLIKFENFFNNITPIQTGFISQTFQTIYFTDEENHWLDGAIEAIKSLKNKSDRELCLYVLFQASMMKRPYNLFHRANLYLRNADVKRSFGNLTTWNTPFPETAKKILYELHKLPNRHEHDFCILSPSSAEEIPAKYDLIYIDPPYISDTTKNDGYWKKYHFLEGIAQYDKWHLMIDDSHKTKMLHMNPHIKKWESKHQFTQRLFNLIEQHKNSIVVLSYMTNAIPSVKELEVFFHLHFKKVILNLQPLSHALAKAKRTEILLIGIPK, from the coding sequence TTGCTGAAAACAAATAATATTAATAAACTTAAAAATTATGGGATAGAGTTTGGTGAAGAAGAGTGTTTGGATAAGTCTTTTTATCCTCAATCCTCACAAACAAATACTACTATTCATGAATATTTGACACTTTTTCCAAAAACACGTTATTACGGTAGTAAAAAGCGAATTCTCGGTTGGATATATGAAAATTTAAAAGATTTAGAATATCAAACAGTTTTAGACTGTTTCGGTGGAACGGCAAGCGTATCTTTGCTTTTTCAAGCAATGGGCAAAAACGTAACTTTTCATGATGCATTACAATCCAATACAATATCGGCTAACGTCCTTTTACGCGGTGGAATCAGTAGTAAACAACTGATCAAATTTGAAAACTTTTTTAATAATATTACGCCTATCCAAACGGGGTTTATCTCTCAAACATTTCAAACTATTTATTTTACAGATGAAGAAAATCATTGGCTTGATGGAGCTATCGAAGCAATAAAAAGTCTTAAAAATAAATCTGATAGAGAATTATGTTTATATGTACTATTTCAGGCTTCCATGATGAAACGTCCATATAATTTATTTCATCGTGCTAATTTATATCTTCGGAATGCAGATGTTAAACGTAGTTTTGGCAATCTCACAACATGGAATACACCATTTCCTGAAACAGCAAAAAAAATTCTTTATGAATTACATAAACTACCAAATCGTCATGAACATGATTTTTGTATTTTATCTCCGTCGAGTGCTGAAGAAATACCGGCTAAATATGATTTAATTTACATTGATCCTCCGTATATTTCGGATACTACAAAAAATGATGGTTATTGGAAAAAATATCATTTTTTAGAGGGGATAGCTCAATATGATAAGTGGCATTTGATGATAGATGATAGTCATAAGACGAAGATGCTTCATATGAATCCACATATTAAAAAATGGGAATCAAAACATCAATTCACCCAAAGACTTTTTAATCTTATAGAACAGCATAAAAATTCTATTGTTGTACTTTCATATATGACAAATGCCATTCCAAGTGTAAAAGAGCTAGAAGTTTTTTTCCATTTACATTTTAAAAAAGTAATTCTGAATCTTCAACCACTCAGCCATGCATTGGCAAAAGCAAAACGCACTGAAATCTTGTTAATAGGGATACCAAAATGA